The genomic DNA GTACACTAAATTGACTGCAAGGCCATCGATTTTGGGTTCCGCCACATACGTAACTTTTTCGACGCCGAGATTTTTACAAATTCGCGCATCAAATTCTCGAACTTCGTCGAGATTATAGGTATTTTCGAGACTTAACAGAGGTACCGTATGTTTTCGCGTCAGACGTATCCCGCTGCGGTCATCGCCGACGCCGATCTGCTCTAGTTCCGGAATTAACCGCTGTTCGATGTGCCGTAACTCATTTTTCAGGCAGTCGTACTCGAAATCCGAAATCTCCGGCTTTGATTCCTTGTAGTAGAGGCGGTCGTGGCGCTCAATCGCCGTCCGGAGTTGCTCCCACTGCTTCTGGAGCTTGCGCTTTTCTTTAGGCGTCATCTCACGCCCCAAGTAACTTTCCTGGCACCAGATAGTTCAAAACATAGTCTTGGACTGCTTCTGCGAGCGGTGTCGTTGGTGTCGTATAACCAATATTACGTAGTTTTTGAATATTACCGCAGGTGTAGTACTGGTACTTCGCGCGGAGTGACTCCGGCATATCAATATATTCGATTTTAGGCGGTAAGTTCAAAGCGCTAAAAATTGGCGACACCAAATCAACCCACGTGTGTGCAACACCGGAACCGAGGTTATAAATACCGGCGGTGGGCTCGCCGTCGACAAATTCTGGAACATCGCCGAGAAAAATCGTCATCGCGACCGCATCTTTCACATACAAAAAATCGCGTTGTTGTCGGCCGTCGAGATAATCCGGATGATAACTCTTAAACAACTTTACACTACCAGTCGCTTGGATCTGATGGAATCCACGACGAACCATACTTTCCATCGGACCCTTATGATCTTCATTGGGGCCAAAAACATTAAAATACTTCATGCCATAAATCGGCAACGCACGACGCCAGGCATAGATATCAAAAAGC from Verrucomicrobiota bacterium includes the following:
- the rfaD gene encoding ADP-glyceromanno-heptose 6-epimerase — encoded protein: MSIHEGTILVTGGAGLIGSALVWALNNLGIESIVVCDRLGRDDRYKHLIPLRFSDFVDADDLWSYLETPEAEEIRTIFHLGACADTTETDARYLMQNNFDFTKKLAQIAVSRRIRFVYASSAATYGDGQDGMDDNELCIDQLRPLNAYGYSKQLFDIYAWRRALPIYGMKYFNVFGPNEDHKGPMESMVRRGFHQIQATGSVKLFKSYHPDYLDGRQQRDFLYVKDAVAMTIFLGDVPEFVDGEPTAGIYNLGSGVAHTWVDLVSPIFSALNLPPKIEYIDMPESLRAKYQYYTCGNIQKLRNIGYTTPTTPLAEAVQDYVLNYLVPGKLLGA